A genomic segment from Polyangiaceae bacterium encodes:
- a CDS encoding DUF3501 family protein, producing MRPIDRSEVLPIGEYEQVRARFRARVIDEKRHRRVTVGPHMSVVFENRDTALLQIQEMLRAERITKESSIQHEIDTYNDLIPGDDELSMTLFIEIVDAVLREKTLIDLRGLEEKVGLEVNGVLFGATHPPHGVMPDRTTAVHYFKVKLSTEARQAIHSKSATLAVRVDHPQYAVRVELPRAVVASLSEDFS from the coding sequence ATGCGGCCGATCGATCGAAGCGAGGTTCTGCCGATTGGCGAATACGAACAGGTGAGGGCGCGTTTTCGTGCGCGGGTCATCGACGAGAAGCGTCATCGTCGCGTCACCGTGGGACCGCACATGTCGGTGGTGTTCGAGAATCGCGACACGGCGCTCTTGCAGATTCAGGAGATGCTGCGCGCTGAGCGGATCACCAAAGAGAGCAGCATCCAGCACGAGATCGACACATACAACGATCTGATTCCGGGCGACGACGAGCTCAGCATGACGCTCTTCATCGAGATCGTGGACGCCGTGCTTCGCGAAAAGACGTTGATCGACCTGAGGGGACTCGAAGAAAAGGTCGGCCTCGAGGTGAACGGCGTGCTGTTTGGCGCGACGCACCCGCCGCATGGAGTCATGCCGGATCGCACGACGGCGGTGCATTACTTCAAGGTGAAACTATCGACGGAAGCTCGTCAGGCGATCCACTCGAAGTCGGCTACCCTTGCCGTGCGCGTCGATCATCCGCAGTATGCGGTGCGCGTGGAGCTCCCTCGAGCTGTCGTTGCGAGCCTTTCGGAAGACTTTTCCTGA
- the rpsU gene encoding 30S ribosomal protein S21 encodes MPTDAIQCKPLEVAVGDKGIERAIKHLKRKMAAEGILRELKRRRHYMKPSVKRRKKASEAARRRRKRSKMDVVQ; translated from the coding sequence ATGCCGACCGACGCCATTCAGTGCAAACCGCTCGAAGTCGCCGTGGGTGACAAAGGAATCGAGCGCGCGATCAAGCACCTCAAGCGGAAGATGGCCGCTGAGGGAATTCTCCGCGAGCTCAAGAGGCGCCGGCACTACATGAAGCCCTCGGTCAAGCGTCGCAAGAAGGCATCGGAGGCTGCTCGCCGTCGTCGCAAGCGGTCGAAGATGGACGTCGTGCAATAG
- a CDS encoding type 2 isopentenyl-diphosphate Delta-isomerase has product MTAVEASNPTDPEISSRKADHIDLCVSGDVGFHAKTTLFDAVELVHDALPELSLDDVDTSVTLFGKRLRAPIIIAAMTGGTERARGINRELAQIAEERGYGFGLGSQRAILKGQPRDTYEVRDVAPTALVLGNIGGVQARTLATDAVRGLVDDVGADALCVHLNPAMEIVQPEGDRDFVGVVDALERLVAELGVPVIAKETGCGLGAQAVKKLAKAGVRHVDVSGAGGTSWVAVEAARAAGNARSLGDALREWGVPTAASVMIAHRVRPRFKTIIATGGVASGMDAAKAIALGAHAAGMARPVLQALVAGGRDGAVAFLNQAEAELRAVMLLVGARNVRDLQNAPIVLGPALERWTAASRRRRKR; this is encoded by the coding sequence ATGACTGCCGTCGAAGCATCAAATCCAACGGATCCGGAAATTTCGTCGCGCAAGGCAGACCATATCGATCTCTGCGTGTCGGGTGATGTCGGGTTTCACGCGAAGACGACTTTGTTCGATGCAGTCGAGCTCGTTCACGATGCGCTGCCGGAGCTGTCGCTCGATGACGTCGACACGTCCGTCACGCTTTTCGGTAAGCGCTTGCGAGCACCGATCATCATCGCGGCGATGACGGGTGGCACCGAGCGTGCGCGCGGGATCAACCGCGAGCTTGCGCAGATCGCGGAAGAGCGCGGGTATGGTTTTGGTCTTGGGAGCCAACGAGCGATTTTGAAGGGGCAACCTCGCGACACGTACGAAGTGCGTGACGTTGCGCCAACAGCGCTCGTGCTGGGCAACATCGGAGGCGTGCAAGCTCGAACGCTCGCAACCGATGCCGTTCGAGGGCTCGTCGACGACGTTGGTGCCGATGCGCTTTGCGTGCATTTGAACCCGGCGATGGAGATCGTGCAGCCCGAAGGCGACCGCGATTTCGTCGGTGTCGTGGATGCGCTCGAGCGGCTCGTGGCAGAGCTCGGTGTGCCTGTCATCGCGAAAGAAACGGGTTGTGGTCTTGGTGCGCAGGCCGTGAAAAAGCTGGCGAAAGCAGGCGTACGGCATGTGGATGTATCGGGTGCGGGGGGAACGAGCTGGGTGGCGGTCGAAGCTGCTCGAGCGGCGGGGAATGCGCGATCGCTGGGCGATGCGCTGCGCGAGTGGGGTGTTCCGACAGCGGCGTCGGTGATGATCGCGCATCGAGTGAGGCCGCGGTTCAAGACGATCATTGCGACGGGAGGTGTGGCGAGCGGCATGGATGCGGCGAAAGCGATCGCGCTCGGTGCACACGCGGCTGGGATGGCGCGGCCCGTGTTGCAAGCGCTCGTTGCGGGAGGACGGGACGGCGCCGTTGCGTTCTTGAATCAAGCGGAGGCCGAGCTTCGGGCGGTCATGTTGCTCGTGGGCGCGCGTAACGTGCGCGACTTGCAAAACGCGCCGATCGTGCTTGGCCCGGCACTCGAGCGGTGGACGGCTGCGTCTCGACGTCGCCGAAAACGGTGA
- a CDS encoding response regulator — translation MAEYSCLIVEDSPMMRQLLVFALARLKNLRVTEADDGVDGLRKLASTKYDVIITDINMPIMDGLKLVKRVRSDPVHKDTPIIIITTEGSQEDRQRALQLGANAYITKPIQAPQVIAKVKELLGIE, via the coding sequence ATGGCCGAGTACTCCTGCCTGATTGTCGAAGATTCGCCCATGATGCGGCAGCTCTTGGTGTTCGCTCTCGCGCGACTCAAGAACCTGCGTGTCACCGAGGCGGACGACGGCGTGGATGGTCTGCGCAAACTCGCGTCGACGAAGTACGACGTCATCATCACCGACATCAACATGCCGATCATGGATGGTCTGAAGCTCGTCAAACGCGTCAGATCCGATCCGGTACACAAAGACACGCCGATCATCATCATCACCACCGAAGGGTCGCAGGAAGACCGTCAACGCGCCCTGCAGCTCGGCGCAAACGCGTACATCACCAAGCCCATCCAAGCGCCTCAGGTGATCGCGAAAGTCAAAGAGCTCCTCGGCATCGAGTGA
- a CDS encoding phospholipase, whose translation MAKARVSLWIATANVKELRIEAPLGSRARARGRYVSLLELLGDLASRGVELRLLHAGVPSRAFRSELERHDKLRSGALEMRCCPRVHLKMIAVDGTSLYLGSANLTGAGLGAKGEGRRNFEAGVLLDDDVLLDEMQGVFDRIWTGKECKGCRLREVCPRPLDMPVAPSKTVVRPVRLSRKRG comes from the coding sequence ATGGCCAAAGCGCGCGTCAGTTTGTGGATTGCAACGGCGAACGTGAAGGAGCTGCGGATCGAGGCGCCTTTGGGGTCACGTGCGCGTGCGCGAGGTCGTTACGTCTCGCTGCTCGAACTGCTCGGCGACTTGGCTTCGCGCGGAGTCGAGCTGCGGCTTTTGCATGCGGGGGTGCCTTCGCGGGCGTTTCGATCGGAGCTCGAGCGTCATGACAAACTCCGGTCCGGGGCGCTCGAGATGCGTTGTTGTCCGCGGGTGCATTTGAAGATGATCGCGGTGGACGGTACGTCGTTGTATTTGGGTTCGGCGAATTTGACGGGGGCGGGGCTTGGGGCGAAGGGGGAGGGGCGGCGCAATTTCGAGGCGGGTGTGTTGCTCGACGACGACGTGCTTCTCGACGAAATGCAGGGGGTATTCGATCGCATATGGACGGGGAAGGAATGCAAGGGTTGTCGGTTGCGCGAGGTTTGTCCGCGGCCGCTCGATATGCCCGTGGCGCCTTCAAAGACGGTCGTGCGTCCTGTGCGATTGAGTCGGAAACGCGGCTAG
- a CDS encoding GAF domain-containing protein codes for MSVNEEQSTPSSEEPPEDLKKERDQFIQQFFRKGAQLTEELLKENERLQDRIAALEAENGRLRAHVASDTAMRDLLHKIEELEAEKRALLQRSAALQNVDEDRFSSRHAEVEAELASLANLYVATSQLHSSANVRNVLRNIKELLAQLLGAAKFGVYIASSDRKELVAVASEGQNFADIATLVVDDGVVGRAFTSGKLFYDTDNDVSKGNVEQPAAAVPLLIDGDPIGVIAVFGTLPQKTAFDDQDGELFRLLGTQAALALVSARLFTDAGRKVPGVQAFLDLED; via the coding sequence ATGAGCGTCAACGAAGAGCAATCTACGCCGTCGAGCGAAGAGCCCCCGGAAGACCTGAAGAAGGAGCGGGATCAGTTCATCCAGCAGTTCTTCCGCAAGGGTGCGCAACTGACGGAAGAGCTTCTGAAGGAGAACGAGCGCCTTCAGGACCGCATCGCTGCGCTCGAAGCCGAAAACGGGCGCTTGCGTGCGCACGTTGCGAGCGACACGGCGATGCGCGATCTGCTCCACAAGATCGAAGAGCTCGAAGCCGAAAAACGGGCGTTGCTGCAACGTTCGGCGGCCCTGCAAAACGTCGACGAAGACCGCTTCTCGTCGCGTCATGCGGAGGTCGAGGCGGAGCTTGCGAGCCTGGCCAATTTGTACGTGGCTACTTCACAGCTTCACAGCTCCGCGAACGTGCGCAACGTGCTCAGAAACATCAAGGAGCTCTTGGCACAGCTCCTTGGTGCTGCGAAATTCGGGGTTTACATCGCCTCGAGCGATCGAAAAGAACTCGTAGCCGTGGCAAGCGAAGGTCAGAACTTTGCAGACATTGCTACGTTGGTGGTGGACGACGGGGTGGTTGGTCGTGCGTTCACTTCGGGTAAGTTGTTTTATGACACGGACAATGACGTATCGAAGGGCAACGTCGAGCAGCCCGCAGCAGCGGTTCCACTGCTCATCGACGGTGATCCCATCGGCGTCATTGCGGTCTTCGGCACGCTCCCTCAGAAGACGGCCTTCGACGACCAGGATGGAGAGCTTTTCCGACTCCTGGGCACGCAGGCTGCCCTCGCGCTCGTCAGCGCGCGGCTTTTCACCGATGCAGGTCGCAAGGTGCCTGGCGTCCAGGCATTTCTCGACCTGGAGGACTGA
- a CDS encoding M13 family metallopeptidase, whose product MRSRSVVLASVGLSFALGCASSSPEPISSAGPVPLVIPPPNQGPPPVHTTLAAVGLDGAAIDRTADPCKDFYQFACGGWIASTEIPSDAAMWVRSFSEINKRNETALKAILEDAASAKNPDPATQKIGDYFAACMDEAAVDAAGAEPIKDLISRARSVSSGKDAAAFVADLHRRMIFPIFTISGEQDFGDATRVIAYLDQGGLGLPDRDYYTKDDDEKKRIRKAYVEHVERMLVLAGFNKKTAPRAAEQVLETETEIAKVSKTNVERRDPKKQYNLLSRNDLAKKAPQFPWDGYFKTLGIGDVKQVNVTSVAFFEGLDKLLTTVKPDAWQSYLAYHVAKSTAKYLSKAFVEEDFVMRKLLTGQKENKPRWKRCVAYTDHALGELLAQPFVSKYFGGESKRAAEQMVQEISKAFAVEVKSLDWMDDKTREKAIAKLEAMEYLIGYPAKWRSYDFKVDRKKFATNALTSNEHEQKRVLTKIDKPVDRGEWLMSPAMVNAYYDWSRNQMVFPAGILQPPFYDVKAATYVNLGAIGMVVGHELTHGFDDEGSQFAANGNLENWWQPEVAKKFEDKTSCVAQQYSSYEAIPGRKVNGELTLGENIADLGGMKLAFMAYRQLRKGAANMTVADGFTEDQQFFLAAGQAWCAKGRDEYLSMLVQTDPHSPPKFRVNGSVSSTPEFAQAFSCSEGSPMRPAKACSVW is encoded by the coding sequence ATGCGTTCGCGTTCCGTCGTTCTCGCTTCGGTAGGCCTTTCGTTCGCGCTCGGGTGTGCATCGTCTTCGCCCGAGCCCATCTCGTCGGCGGGCCCCGTACCGCTCGTGATTCCGCCGCCGAATCAAGGCCCGCCGCCCGTGCATACGACGCTTGCAGCCGTGGGGCTCGATGGAGCGGCCATCGATCGCACCGCTGATCCTTGCAAGGACTTCTATCAATTTGCGTGCGGTGGATGGATCGCGTCTACCGAGATTCCGAGCGACGCCGCGATGTGGGTGCGCAGCTTCAGCGAGATCAACAAGCGTAACGAAACAGCGCTGAAGGCCATCCTCGAGGACGCAGCATCCGCGAAAAACCCCGACCCCGCGACGCAGAAGATCGGCGACTACTTTGCAGCATGCATGGACGAGGCTGCGGTTGATGCGGCTGGAGCCGAACCGATCAAAGACCTCATTTCACGCGCGCGAAGCGTGAGCTCGGGCAAGGACGCTGCTGCGTTCGTGGCCGATCTGCACCGGAGGATGATCTTCCCCATCTTCACGATTTCGGGCGAACAAGACTTTGGCGATGCGACGCGCGTCATCGCGTACCTCGATCAGGGAGGTCTCGGCTTGCCTGATCGCGACTACTACACGAAGGACGACGACGAGAAGAAGCGTATCCGCAAGGCGTACGTGGAGCACGTCGAGCGGATGCTCGTGCTTGCGGGGTTCAACAAGAAGACTGCGCCGCGGGCCGCGGAGCAGGTGCTCGAGACCGAAACGGAGATCGCCAAGGTCTCGAAGACCAACGTCGAGCGTCGCGATCCCAAGAAGCAGTACAATCTTTTGAGCCGCAACGATCTTGCCAAGAAGGCCCCGCAGTTTCCCTGGGACGGCTACTTCAAGACGCTTGGAATCGGGGACGTGAAGCAGGTGAACGTCACATCGGTCGCGTTCTTCGAGGGGCTCGACAAGCTGCTCACGACGGTCAAACCGGACGCTTGGCAGAGTTACCTCGCCTATCACGTGGCGAAGTCCACCGCGAAGTATCTCTCCAAAGCGTTTGTCGAGGAAGACTTCGTGATGCGCAAGCTGCTTACGGGGCAGAAGGAGAACAAGCCACGCTGGAAGCGATGCGTTGCGTATACGGATCATGCGCTGGGTGAGCTGCTTGCACAGCCGTTCGTCTCGAAATACTTCGGCGGCGAATCGAAACGCGCCGCTGAACAGATGGTGCAAGAGATCTCGAAAGCGTTCGCTGTCGAGGTGAAGTCGCTCGACTGGATGGACGACAAAACGCGCGAAAAGGCGATCGCGAAGCTCGAGGCGATGGAGTACCTGATTGGGTATCCGGCGAAGTGGCGTTCGTATGATTTCAAAGTAGATCGCAAGAAGTTCGCGACGAATGCACTGACCTCGAACGAGCACGAGCAGAAGAGAGTTCTCACGAAGATCGACAAGCCCGTGGACCGTGGCGAATGGCTCATGAGTCCGGCGATGGTGAATGCCTATTACGATTGGTCGCGAAACCAGATGGTTTTTCCTGCCGGCATTCTTCAGCCTCCGTTCTATGACGTGAAGGCTGCCACGTACGTAAACCTCGGGGCCATCGGCATGGTTGTCGGGCACGAGCTGACGCATGGCTTCGACGATGAAGGATCGCAATTTGCCGCGAACGGGAACCTCGAAAACTGGTGGCAGCCCGAGGTGGCCAAAAAGTTTGAAGACAAAACATCGTGCGTTGCGCAGCAGTACTCGAGCTACGAAGCGATTCCGGGACGCAAGGTCAACGGTGAGCTCACGCTCGGGGAAAACATCGCCGACCTTGGAGGCATGAAGCTCGCCTTCATGGCGTATCGGCAATTGCGCAAGGGCGCTGCAAACATGACGGTTGCCGATGGTTTTACCGAGGACCAGCAGTTTTTCCTGGCCGCTGGGCAAGCATGGTGCGCGAAGGGGCGCGACGAATACCTGAGCATGCTCGTGCAGACGGATCCGCACTCGCCGCCGAAGTTTCGCGTAAACGGATCGGTGTCCAGCACGCCCGAGTTCGCCCAGGCCTTCTCGTGCAGCGAAGGTTCGCCCATGCGCCCCGCAAAGGCGTGCTCCGTCTGGTAG
- the argH gene encoding argininosuccinate lyase — MTKRLWDKGGAPDAAMLRYTSRDDWKLDQRLLAYDLVATRAHVEGLHRIGILSADERSALTNALAELVQKNDAGELVLTEADEDGHTAIEAALVEKLGDVGKKVHTGRSRNDQVLVALRLYERDALDDLDKLCLETAAALLELAARESRTPLPGYTHLQRAVPSSVGLWAAAFADGFLDGVIPVRAARALVDRSPLGAAAGYGVNLPLDREGVARDLGFADVAWNPLGSQTSRGIVEATILAAAWHVMATIRRLAWDLSLFTTSEFGFVKLPDAFTTGSSIMPQKRNPDVVELMRAACSVVQGAMVEVQTIVALPSGYHRDLQLTKAPLLRGIDETLTTVRLVPRLIAGLRFDRERMLSAITPECFATDRAVELTASGMPFRDAYRRVALELEQLVQGDAAKSLDARVSPGAPGDLRLDRIEARMKALSASR, encoded by the coding sequence GTGACAAAACGCCTCTGGGACAAGGGCGGCGCCCCCGACGCCGCCATGCTCCGATACACCTCACGCGACGACTGGAAACTCGATCAACGCCTGCTCGCATACGACCTCGTCGCGACGCGAGCTCACGTCGAAGGGCTCCATCGAATCGGGATCCTGTCCGCGGACGAACGTTCCGCTTTGACAAACGCGCTCGCCGAGTTGGTTCAGAAAAACGACGCGGGTGAGCTCGTCCTGACCGAAGCAGACGAAGATGGGCACACGGCCATCGAAGCAGCGCTCGTCGAAAAGCTCGGCGACGTTGGCAAAAAGGTGCACACGGGCCGAAGTCGCAACGACCAGGTCCTCGTCGCGCTGCGCCTCTACGAGCGTGACGCGCTGGATGACCTCGACAAACTCTGTCTCGAAACCGCTGCAGCGCTGCTCGAGCTTGCAGCACGTGAATCGAGGACGCCGCTGCCGGGCTACACGCATTTGCAACGTGCCGTGCCGAGCTCCGTGGGCCTTTGGGCCGCGGCCTTTGCAGACGGTTTTCTCGATGGAGTGATCCCCGTGCGAGCGGCGCGTGCGCTGGTCGATCGTTCGCCGCTTGGTGCTGCGGCGGGTTATGGCGTGAACTTGCCGCTCGATCGCGAGGGCGTTGCACGGGACCTCGGTTTTGCCGACGTCGCATGGAATCCGCTTGGCTCGCAAACGTCGCGCGGCATCGTGGAAGCGACGATCCTGGCGGCGGCTTGGCATGTCATGGCGACGATTCGACGGCTCGCGTGGGACTTGAGCCTCTTCACGACGAGCGAGTTTGGTTTCGTCAAACTCCCCGATGCGTTCACGACGGGTTCGTCGATCATGCCGCAGAAGCGCAACCCGGACGTGGTGGAGCTGATGCGCGCTGCGTGTTCGGTCGTGCAAGGTGCAATGGTTGAAGTACAAACGATCGTCGCGTTGCCTTCGGGTTATCACCGCGACTTGCAATTGACCAAGGCGCCGCTTTTGCGAGGCATCGATGAAACGCTGACGACGGTGCGTCTCGTCCCGCGGCTCATTGCGGGGCTGCGGTTCGATCGCGAGCGGATGCTTTCTGCGATTACGCCGGAATGTTTTGCGACCGATCGCGCGGTTGAGCTCACGGCTTCGGGCATGCCGTTTCGTGATGCGTACCGGCGCGTCGCGCTGGAGCTCGAGCAGCTCGTCCAAGGCGACGCAGCGAAGAGCCTCGACGCGCGGGTTTCACCGGGTGCACCGGGGGACTTGCGATTGGATCGGATCGAGGCGCGAATGAAGGCGCTCAGCGCATCTCGGTAA
- a CDS encoding rubrerythrin, with amino-acid sequence MSKQLAGTKTHQNLKDAFAGESQANRRYLYFAKVADVEGRPDVAGLFKDTADGETGHAHGHLDYLKQVGDPATGLPIGTTEKNLKASVAGETHEYETMYPGMAKEAREEGFDDVAEWFETLARAEKSHAGRFKKALDNLDF; translated from the coding sequence ATGTCGAAGCAACTTGCAGGAACCAAGACACACCAGAACCTCAAGGATGCGTTTGCCGGCGAGTCGCAGGCAAACCGTCGCTACCTGTATTTCGCAAAGGTCGCGGACGTCGAAGGTCGTCCCGACGTGGCGGGTCTGTTCAAGGACACGGCCGATGGTGAAACGGGCCATGCGCACGGACACCTCGACTACTTGAAGCAAGTGGGCGATCCGGCGACGGGTTTGCCCATCGGCACCACCGAGAAAAACCTCAAGGCATCCGTCGCTGGCGAGACGCACGAGTACGAAACGATGTACCCGGGCATGGCCAAGGAAGCTCGCGAGGAAGGCTTCGACGACGTCGCCGAGTGGTTCGAGACGCTCGCGAGGGCCGAGAAGTCGCACGCGGGGCGCTTCAAGAAGGCGCTCGACAACCTCGACTTCTGA
- the rpiA gene encoding ribose-5-phosphate isomerase RpiA, whose protein sequence is MSTSQSPDPAALDRVALAALSRVADGMTLGLGTGRAAEAFIQRLGERVRRGLRVRGVPTSKRSEELAQRVQIECVSLDAIDGIDIAFDGADEVAPDLALTKGLGGALLRERVVAYEAERLVILVTPEKIVPKLGTRTAIPIEVVPFAVPTASKHLRALGGNPQVRKKPDGFPFVTDNMNWILDTKFEPIDDSAKLHDEARRIPGVVDTGLFINMADVVLVGGDDAVTEMR, encoded by the coding sequence ATGAGCACGTCGCAAAGTCCCGATCCAGCCGCGCTCGACCGCGTGGCTCTTGCCGCATTGTCGCGCGTGGCCGATGGCATGACGCTGGGCCTTGGCACCGGCCGCGCCGCCGAAGCTTTCATCCAGCGTCTTGGCGAGCGCGTTCGTCGCGGCTTGCGCGTGCGCGGCGTGCCAACGTCGAAGCGTTCCGAGGAGCTCGCGCAGCGCGTGCAAATCGAATGCGTGTCGCTCGATGCGATCGATGGGATCGACATTGCGTTCGATGGCGCTGACGAAGTTGCTCCCGACTTGGCGCTGACGAAAGGGCTTGGTGGAGCGCTGCTTCGTGAACGCGTCGTCGCCTACGAGGCCGAGCGGCTCGTCATTCTGGTGACGCCGGAGAAGATCGTCCCGAAGCTCGGCACGCGCACCGCGATTCCTATCGAGGTCGTTCCGTTTGCAGTTCCTACGGCTTCGAAACATTTGCGCGCGCTTGGAGGCAACCCGCAGGTGCGCAAGAAGCCGGACGGTTTTCCCTTCGTGACCGACAACATGAATTGGATCCTCGATACGAAGTTCGAGCCGATCGATGACTCCGCAAAGCTCCATGACGAAGCGCGACGCATTCCAGGCGTCGTCGACACGGGCCTGTTCATCAACATGGCCGACGTCGTGCTCGTGGGCGGTGACGACGCCGTTACCGAGATGCGCTGA
- a CDS encoding acyl-CoA thioesterase, with translation MITLVRPIKFEDVDAASIVFFGRFLGFAHEAMEHFFSGLDGGYAHLIVGRRVGLPAVKVNMQFHAPAKYGDVLRIETTTAHLGNRSATLRYRMFRERDGVQVAEVEHTVVTTNLETLSSCPMPDDVRAIFSAHLLVDSPAV, from the coding sequence ATGATCACCCTCGTAAGACCCATCAAGTTCGAGGACGTCGATGCTGCGAGCATCGTCTTTTTCGGTCGATTTCTCGGGTTTGCCCACGAAGCGATGGAGCATTTTTTCAGCGGGCTCGACGGTGGATACGCGCATCTCATCGTAGGTCGGCGCGTGGGTTTGCCCGCGGTCAAGGTCAACATGCAGTTTCATGCGCCGGCCAAGTACGGCGACGTGCTCCGCATCGAGACGACGACGGCGCACTTGGGCAATCGCAGTGCAACGCTGCGCTATCGCATGTTTCGCGAACGTGATGGTGTTCAGGTGGCCGAGGTCGAGCACACGGTTGTCACGACGAACCTCGAGACGCTCTCGTCGTGTCCGATGCCCGATGACGTGCGAGCCATCTTTTCGGCGCATCTTCTGGTAGATTCGCCAGCCGTGTGA
- a CDS encoding phosphoribosylanthranilate isomerase: protein MTPPLDSFHVKICGITRPVDAELAIAAGADMLGLNFVPSSPRCIDVACAQAIARVVLGRARIVGVFADADEARIRSIADDVPLDLVQLHGDEPPELVATLGPRAFKAVAVGSADDVEFAKTYPGDLLLVDARVVGQRGGTGVRIDPALVAPLARERPILLAGGLKPDNVAEAIRHVAPRGVDVASGVESAPGIKDEGMMRRFVAEARRAAREVFDLLT, encoded by the coding sequence GTGACTCCTCCGCTCGATTCGTTTCACGTCAAAATTTGCGGCATCACCCGCCCCGTCGACGCCGAGCTCGCCATCGCAGCCGGTGCCGACATGCTCGGCCTGAACTTCGTTCCATCGTCACCTCGCTGCATCGACGTCGCATGTGCGCAGGCGATCGCTCGTGTCGTGCTCGGACGCGCACGGATCGTCGGCGTGTTTGCCGATGCCGACGAAGCGCGCATACGCAGCATCGCGGATGACGTCCCGCTCGATCTCGTGCAGCTACATGGAGATGAGCCGCCCGAGCTCGTCGCGACGTTAGGGCCCCGCGCATTCAAGGCGGTTGCCGTTGGTTCTGCGGACGACGTCGAGTTTGCCAAGACGTACCCTGGTGACTTGCTCCTCGTGGATGCTCGCGTCGTGGGTCAGCGAGGGGGCACGGGCGTGCGTATCGATCCGGCGCTCGTCGCGCCGCTGGCTCGCGAGCGGCCCATCTTGCTCGCAGGTGGGCTCAAGCCGGACAACGTGGCCGAGGCGATACGTCACGTTGCTCCACGAGGCGTCGATGTGGCCAGTGGTGTCGAGAGCGCGCCGGGCATCAAAGATGAAGGCATGATGCGAAGGTTCGTTGCGGAAGCGCGGCGTGCTGCGCGCGAAGTATTCGATTTGCTTACTTGA
- a CDS encoding transcriptional repressor, giving the protein MFARVRASGLKLTPQRMAIVREIALDPTHPTAQELFERLRVSMPTMSFATVYNTLDALSSAGLCAALSLSPGAARFDANMRPHNHAVCDRCGLVRDVPRSEQHEPTETDDDVSAGVVPGFSLRTVERIYRGICASCSEEKPSGHSDKP; this is encoded by the coding sequence ATGTTTGCGCGTGTTCGAGCGTCGGGCCTCAAGCTCACCCCGCAACGCATGGCCATCGTGCGTGAAATCGCGCTCGATCCAACGCATCCAACAGCCCAGGAGCTCTTCGAACGGCTGCGCGTGTCGATGCCGACGATGAGTTTTGCCACCGTCTACAACACGCTCGATGCGCTCTCGTCGGCGGGGCTCTGTGCGGCTTTGAGTTTGTCCCCGGGAGCCGCTCGGTTCGACGCCAACATGCGACCGCACAATCACGCCGTCTGCGATCGCTGCGGGCTCGTTCGCGACGTGCCTCGAAGTGAACAGCACGAGCCAACCGAAACCGATGACGACGTCTCGGCGGGCGTCGTGCCGGGTTTTTCATTGCGGACGGTCGAACGAATTTACCGCGGAATTTGCGCTTCTTGTTCTGAGGAAAAACCCTCGGGACATTCGGACAAACCCTGA